DNA from Dama dama isolate Ldn47 chromosome 5, ASM3311817v1, whole genome shotgun sequence:
CTGAAATTCAGCGGGACTGAAGCCCTTCACCCATTCACCAGACTAGTGAGCGGAACAGCTCTAACTCTAGGCCGTCCAACTCCCAGGCTTCTTTCCCCAAGGCCCTTGTGACTGGGGCCCCGAGGGAGAATAGCCATCACTGCTCCAACCGGACAGCTCGGTGGCAGGTCTGGGAGTGCGTGGAGGACTGTTGAAGACCGTGACCCAGGCTGATTTTATCATCTCTAGAGGGTGCTTCCCTCCTTGGTCTAAAACAAGGAGCTGGACTGACTGCAACAAGCCTGTGTAGAGTACTCTATAAAAtgtattcctggtggctcagtggtaaagaactcacctgctaatgcaggagacacaggagacacaaattcaatccatgggtcgggaagatcccctggagcacaaaatggcaacccactccagtattcttgcctgggaaccccatggacagaggagcctggtgggctacagtctgtggggttgcaaagagtcggacatgactgagcaacagcgaTGCATAAATCATCTCGCAGGTTCCTCACGACCAGCTCAAGAAGCTTTATTACCATGATTTGACAGAGAAGACTTACAGAGCAAAGGGCCTGAGACACACACAACTCAAAACACAATTTCTTTTaacctgggctccagagcagagGTGCTGACTCCGAGGTCCCAGCTGCTGCCACACAGCTGTGAAATTCCTCAAAAGACAGGAGACCTGACCTCTTCTGCAGCTGAGGATGTatttgtggggagggggcaggggtggctCCATCTCTACTCTGGGGGCCACAGGGCTGGGTCGTCACACTCTCCCAGTCATGCACCAGCATCCAGTGCCTCCTGGGGACCACTTTTCTGAACCCCTGCCCGCTCTGGGGAAGCAGGTCAGCGCTTCACAGCCCGGCTTCCTTCTCTGACGCGCGGCCCTTCCGCTGGCGGGGAGAGAGCTGCCCAAGAGCAGGAAAAGCACTCTTTACCTCCTGACTCCAGGCCTGGCAGCGGCTGGGAAATCTGTTTTTGCCCCAGAGGAGCCCCGAGGCCACTGGCGCTGCCCGAGGGCTGCTGTGGGGCAGAGATAACAGGCGCAGGAAGGGTGGGGTGGCGGATCCTCCCAGGAGCCGGGCTTTACGTAAACAATGAGCAGCTGCCCAGCCAGGCCAGGAGGTGATTCATCTCCCCACTGTGACCTGCCCCTTCCCTGCGTGGGCCAGGGGCCAGCCCCAGCCCTTCTGGTGACTGGTGAGACTTCAAAGGCCAGGGTGTGTCCAAGAGGTGGTTGGAGGAGGGCTCAATTGCACCCAGGGGGGGACAAGCTGGGCTCCTGCCTGACAACTGGTGGGGTTCAGAGCTCCAGGACCAGGGTAGCAGGAGCCTGGGCCTTCCCCactctcaggactcctgcctgcccGCGCCAAGAGGCATTCACTGggaatgactgaggtgacttctCGGGACACCCCCTCTGAGCCGGGCCACAGGCTATGGTCACCCCGCTGTCAACCCCGAGGTGAGGATCCCAACAGAGAAGATGAGAGGACACTTGAGTTTTCACATTTGCCTGAAAAACAGACTGTAGAAGAGACCAGGGCACCCGAGACGCCGAGATGTGAGGACGCGGCACTTTAATAGGGCGCAGACCCCGTGGCGGGGGCACCGTCCACAGAGCCCTGCTCCTTTGCAGCCCTGCTTCTTCCAGGTCAAACACCACCCGGAGCTCCTCgcagggaggagggatggggaacGGGTCCCAGTCCTGAAATATACAATGTGGAACCTCCCAGGAGGCCGTGGTCTCGTCAGGTCCCAGAGTGGCTCCTCCCCTCCATGGAGGAGAGACTGTCCAAGCCACCCTAAGGCGGTCCCTGGGGTCCCTCGGGTCACTGCTTGGCCTTCTTCACGATGGTGCCCACGGCAGAGATAACGGTGGTCTTAGAGCCGCTGGCGCTGGTGGTCACGGTGACGACAGCTGGCAGGGTGGCCGTGGTGGTGAGGATGGTGGGCTGGGCTATTGTCGTCACCGGGATGGCTGAGTCCCACTTGCTCTTTCTCTTCTGGGCATCTGGGGACAAGGCCAGAGAGAAGTCAGGACCCACCCAGGCCAGTGATCCGAGACCAGGGAGCAGAAACGGCAGGCCGCAGCCCCAGGAAGCCGAGGGCAGCCGGGGAGCCGGAACCCGCCCCAGGCCCAGAGCCCTGCTCCCGCAGATAAGGCGGGGAGGCGGAGCGGAGCCGCCTGTACCTGCGACGGCTGTGCTggccgtggtggtggtggtggccgtGGCGTTGGTCGTGGTGCCTTTCTTGGTGCCAGTCACAAATTCAATCTGGGGGCGAGAGGGACGCGTGTCAGGCCTGCGCACAGCGTGCACCCACGTCTTTTTGCCAGCTGTCTGCTCCCGGGGGACAGGAGGCAACTTGGCACCGCACAAGGGAAGCGCTGAGAACCAGCTCTGACTGCTGAAGGGGGGAGGCGTTGGAGACGCGCCTGAAGAGGACGGTTACTCCTCTGGAGAGCTCCCGCAGACACCGGCCCCCCCGCCATGGCCATCTCCTCCGTGCTGGGGCACCCCTGccgcccaggccccgccctcACACCTCGGGGGAGGCGGTGCCCGTGTGCACAGGGGAAGGACAGCTCCGGCCCCCAGGTGCTGCAGACACGTCCCTGCAACAAGCCTGGGGTTTGGAaaggggggaggagagagagtcGGGAAATTCAATCAGGGGTTAAGGATGAGGACTCCTGACTGCCCAAGCACCAGCTCCCCGAGGGATTAACCCTGTGGCcccggggaggggggtggggacaCACGTCCTGGAGGCCACGCATGCCGCAGGAGGAGGACCAGGCTAAACCGCAGGTGGGAGGGCGGGCATCCTGCGGCTGTGTTCTCTCCTCGAGACTCCGGTCAGAAAGGGCACAGCCCAGAGGACTTGGTCTCACGGCCCAGTTTCCGTCCCCTGAAGGACCCAGACCAGAAGCAAGCAGCACGCTCAGGATCCTGATGCGAGGGGTCACCTGGCCACAGGATGTGCATGGAAGCACTCAGGCGGGCTACAGAGGCCAGTGCTGGAAGCCAAGAACGGCACAGACCAGAGCGCCCTGGGAATACGGAGCAATACGTCCGTATTTCCTCCGTTCAGGCCGAGGAGACCGCCTATGGGCCCAAAGGGAGAAAGCCCCCAGGGCTCGGCAGCTGTAAcggtgtgtgggggaggggacatgaCGCAGCCAACATTAAGACCCCGAAACCAAGCAGAAGCAGCCCGGGAAGTGTCTTCAAGCTGTCATGGAGGCTTAAAATCCAGCACATCTAAGGCTGCTCGGAGTGTCACTGGGTGATGAACCAgcggtgggggtggagtgggggtgaGGGAAGCCCCCTGGCTCAGCCTGCAGGACTCGTGTGTCCCAGACAGCTGCCCCCTTCATCAGGATGTCCACCCATCACTTACTTTGGTTCGCTCCTTTTTGGCCTTTTCCAACTTGTCCATTTCAATCTTTTGGGCTTTGGCTATGAAGACAGGACAAGCAGTTACAGAGCAGTGGATTAAACAAGAAGATTTAACTCAGGCCAAAGAACCCCGGACTGCTGCCTGCCGTTCTCCCCGGGGTCCTGTTTGCAGCAGCTCTTTGTGATGGGCAAAGTCACGACCCAGCCCTCAGCCAGCACAAAGCCGGGGCCTCACACTCCAAAGGCCCTGAAGCTGGGGCTGTGCACCCCATCTGGAGGGGTGAGCTGCCCCTGGGCTCCAGTAGGCTGCAGCCACGGGGAATGCTGACCTAGGGTAACCACCTTCTCAGCAACGGGGATCTTAGATTTGCATTGTTTCTTTTCTGGCCTAGCTgcacggcacgtgggatcttagtccctcgACCAGGGAATCGAACTCTGAGCCCCCTAGAGTGGAAGTGAAGAGTCTTAAGCAcctgaccaccagagaagtctctggaTTTTTAGATAAAACACTAGCACTGAATTCAAATTAAAGCAAGACAGAACTTATACGGGCCTAACACCACACACCGACAGGCCGTATCTGGTGGTCCACAGGCCACTGGTTTGGGACCTGGCACCCGAGGGAGCGGGCCCCTGCACACAGCGCTGCACTGCCGCTGGCCCCCTGCCTGGGACCCGCCCACGCCTGCTCGGCCGCCTCTGCGCACTGTCAGACCTCGTTCGGACACGGTGTCCTCCATGAGGCCGCCCACCCTCCCCTGGCCCTCAGTCAGGTGGCCCAGCCTGCATCCTCATCACCCCGCTCGTTATTGCTGGAATCACTCCTTTGATCCTGTCTTCTTCACTGTGCTGTAAGCTTCTTCAGTCAGGGACGGGGATCTGGATGGTTCAAGGCTGCATACTCAGCTCCTCAGACATGGCCGAACATGGAGGAGACCCTGAAACCTGTGTTGCCTAATgactggagagacagacagatggatgggTGAGCGGGCAGATGAACGGCTACCCACCTAATGCCTCATAGTAGGAGTCTTCAGACCAGCCGTGGGGGTCAAACATatcctgaaaaagaaaaggtcagAGTTGCAGAAAGGGCCAGTAAATAGAAATGACTCAGAGACCACATGCTTCTCCCCAAGTCTTTCCATGGATCTTCCTGGCCTGGAGTCTCCTGCCTTCACGGGCAGGGAGGCGCAGCTGCTATCCCGTCTCCAGCCAACCCTACTTAGGACACTGAGGGCAGAGCAGCACTGTGGACGGGCTGACGTACAGGCCACGGCGACCCACGCTAGCCCCTAACCAACAGGGCACGGCGAGCCACGCTAGCCCCTAACCAATACGGCACGGCGACCCACGCTAGCCCCTAACCAATAGGGCACAGCGAGCCCACGCTAGCCCCTAACCAatagggcacggcaacccatgcTAGCCCCTAACCAATCAGAGGCCCCGGGGCTCAAACAGGAGCGATGGGGACGGCTCTCCTCTGCTGCCACTGTGCCACACGGACCTTTCAGTGGTTCCAGGTTGAAGCCAATGGGGAGGGCACAGGGTCCTGGGTCCCCTCCCTCATGCCCCGCCTCTGCAGGTGGCACGTACTTTTGGATAGTTGGTGCCGAGTTCATCAATCGCACAGAACTGGATGAGCTTCTCATAGATGCTGAAAGAAGAAAACCACAAGGCGCTAAGTGAGCCCGAGGCCCATGGCCCTGGGTAGCACCAGATTTCAAGAGATCAGAACCATTTAGCACTTGGGTGCAGACCAAGTCTTTAGCCCAGCTGAACTGATCTAATCAAGTTTCCAGGTGGGAGGGCAAATGTCCACTGACTTGACATTAAAAGTCACTTCTGGCCTTCCAACCTTCCACAGAGAGGGACTGGGGCCAGCGGCCCGAGCAAGTATGGTGTCAAGATGAGGTTTCAACTGGACGTCAGACCTTTAGTCTGTGGGGCTGGGTTGGGGCCTCCCCATTTAGGCCCACAGGGGCAAGGGCAGCTCTTGCCTATCGGCACACGAGGCTCTTTCCTGGGTGTGTCACTCGCTTGAACGCTGGACGGAGTGAGGCCCAGACACATGTCTGTTGGTCAAACCTGCATATAGAGTGGACAGCTTTCTCGAGGTAGGAGGACCTGTGGTGACCACAAGACAATCCTCTCCTCGTACAGCCGAGGACACTAAGGCCTCAGGAGGTCACGCGCTCCAGGAGAGAAGGAATGAGAGCCCAGGCAGACCCCGCCCAGCTCGTGTCTCGCGGCTTCCCCTCTGCACCTCTGCACGTGCTGCCCGGCTCTTCAACGGTAGATGAAGCCTCAGCGAGGTTAACGCAGTTAGGGTGATGGTCCCTTTGGGCTCAGCTGGGATCTGAGCCGGGCCCCTCTCTGCCACCTCTCTGGGGGCATTCTTGTCCCCAGTCCAACATCACCCCTCTGACCGCCCCCCTGCTGGCTCACAGAAAACTCACCTGGGATTCCGAAATTCCTTCTTCCTCTGGATGATGTAGTTCATGTCCATTCCCTCCTTTATCTTCCGCTCATACAGCTTCTGGATCTTGTCCTATGGAAGAGAGACAGAAGGATGACGGTGACGGAACCCCTCGCAATCCCAGCCTGTGGTCACACGTGCTGTGGACATGAGGATGTGGGGGAGCCATGAAGCCCTGCTCTGGCCAGACGGTCTTCTTCCACCCAGCGCAGACGAGACAGAGGGAGACCAGTCTGCTTTCGCCTGATCCCCTCTGGGTGGTCAGCAGCGGGAGGAATAAGAAGGTGGAGCTAGAGAAGCCATGGAGAAGACAGTGAACAAACTCCCACTTGGGATCAGCTGCTGAATCATCTGAAGAGACCCTTCAAGAGTGAGCGTTGCTAGGTGGGCGCTGAAAATGCTGGATTTTAATTTTAACACAGGGTTAAGACCCAGCAGAcctgggaaggcaggaggagaggtgtCACAAGCCTCCCCAGTGTCCTCTGAGGGGAGACTCACGGCTGGCTAGTCCTTGCCACTTTACCAAGAGGCACCGCTGGGGGTCAAGAGCCTGTTTCTCATCCAGTCTCCCCTCTAGCCCTGCTCTGGCTCAATGGGAAACCAGAGAGCCACTGGGCAGGGTCCAGGCCAGCATTATAGGTGCCCCCAGGCCCACGGAGACGATGCCAGCAACAGATGGCGTCAGGGCTGCCCGGGGAGTGAAGAGGTCCCAGGAACCCGAGCCTCAGGGCAGGGCCACCTCTGAGGAGGAGCAGGCTTACCCAGCGAGGCTGGTGCTGGCCCAGGGCAGGGTCTCTTGGCAGCCTCCCCCACTAGTGGCAGCTAAACACGATTGTCCAGGAGGAAACCACCTGGGGTACTCTTCACCTGCAAGAGGAGGTgcacgggggaggggggggggcctGAGCGAGGTCCTCTGGGACATCAGGAAAGGTGACCCACTCCTATCAGGAGTCAAGACTGCTCAGGGGAAGCACTGAGTTGGGGAGAGAGGTCTGTAACACATTTGCCAGGAAGAGAGAAGCCGAGTGCATGCCTCCATGTCCTCTCTCTGCGGGTGATGGGGGCAGGCCTACCCAGAAGGCTCGGCAGGCGGAGGCACGGCTGTATCTTACGGATGCCCTTCCTGCGTGCCCTCGGCTGTCAGGCGGGCTCTCCTATCTCAGGGGAACTGAAACCTCTGCTCAGTGTCATGGTTTCTGCCACTAGCAGGAtctaaaaaggagaaacattttgATCTTGAAGACTGGGGCCGGCTATCTCTGCCTGGTGACTGCTGGACTGTCCTCACAGGCTGCAGATTGTTGCCTGGAGTGTGACAcagggccgggggtggggtggtgtgtgGCAGTGGTGGGGAGACAACTCAGCAAAGGGAAGGGATTTCCGGGAAGAGGAGGGACTGTGCGCTGCAGCCCAGCCCCGCTCAGCACCCACCCAGGTCGCTCCATTCCCAGCCGCAGGCCCCGTTAGGCACCCATCCGTCAGCGGGTGCGAGGGCCCGGGGCGTGGCCAGAGGCCCCACTCCGGGGCGGCCGTGGTGTCTGCCCTGCTCTCACAAGGCGCCCTTCAAAGGGGAACACGCAGAGGACAAGGAGAAACCGCCACCTCGGCTGACAGGGAGGACTGAGGCCAGGACTGAGGCCAGCCTGGGGGCCTGCTCCCGAGGGAGGGACTGTATTCCAGGCTCCATCTCCACAAGACAGGGATCATCAGACAAGAAGCCAATGAACTGCCATTTCAGGAAAATGAGGACTGAAGCGTATGCATTTACATACTGGTGTATTTGCATTCCTACTCGTTTCTTTTACATTCTGATGACCCCTCAGGTTCTCAGCCAAGTTCCTTCAGAGACATTCCCTGGGCTCAGGGATGCCCACAAGAGGCGTGCTGTTTGCTCTGCTGGCAGTGTCCTGGGGCAGGCGGGAGCCCGGCTGAGGCTGCAGAGGCAGCCGGGGGTACGAAGCTGGCTCCTGGGAGCGGCCTAGGCGAGGTCACCAGGACTGCAGGCTCCTTCCCACTTGGGCTGTTTCTTTTCCAGAAGCCGCTTAAAGTCAGACCCAGCCAGACACCCGCCCAGACTTCCTTGTCTGCACGGGCCTCAGCAGCTGAGCGTGCGTGTACCTGTAAGTGGTTAGAGCACCGGCCAGGGGGCTCTGGAGGGATCTTGATCTCATCAGGTGACATGTTCCGGACTCTTTCAGAAAAGGAGGCTGCAGAGAGAACAGAGGAGTTCTGTGGGTGCAAAGGAGGGTCAGGGTGGGGGCCTGACATGGACAGTAAAATACCCTCCAAGACAAGAAAGGCACGCAAAGTGCTCAAGGAGGGCCACACACTGTAAGATGGTAAGACAGGGCATGCGGAGTGGCCCTCTGAGGGTGCATCTGACTTGAACTCAAATGACCTGAAGGAGCCGGTAGGTGAGGTGTGGCAAGCAGTTCAGGCAGAGGGCATGAGCGGCCACATCACAGCCGTGCCCAGAGGAAAGACTGTGCCCTGGGGGTGCTGGTGAGTGCTTAAGgccagctgggagctgggaggtGCGAGGGGCAGACCCACGACTCGCAGCGTCTGTCCCTTTCTCTGGTGTGAATTCTCCCGTCATGGCCAAtcaatttcaagctaccaacgtGAAGTCATGAGCTCAGGGCTGGGAAGACACTCGCACACAGCTCTGCCTCCCATGGGCTCTGCCCCTTAAACACCCTCCCAGGATCCTGGGGACTCAGAGCTGCTTGGTGCTGTCCTTCCACCTCAGGCTCTGCTACCCAGGGTCCACCAGAAGCTCAGGGTTCCCTGGACTTCGGGACTCAGCATTCAAAACTGCTTTGTACATAAATGACATCTATTTAATACAAAATGACCTGCTGGTTATTAACTTCGGGTCCTTCAGCAGTAAACCAATCAACCTCACTCGGTCCCCTTCATTCCTGGGAACAAAAGGCCTGATTCTGAAGTGAAGACCCACAGCCCCCAAGGGACAATTCCCTTGGCGATGTGCCCCTGCCCACCcaagtttctctctccctccattcccctccctgctgcctccGGCCACCCTGGCAGCTGCAGAGTCGTGCTCTGGATCACCCAGACAATGCGCTGCTTGTTGCAAGAttctgtctgtgctttttaagaCGGTTGCTCATGAAAAGGACTATACAATGAGCAAACAGCAGGCGGAGCAGGGTGGGGCAGGATGAAGGCAAAGAATGAACAACCCAGCACCACTAACACCCAGCAAGTACTCACTGGGTACCCGACATGTGCCGGCCCCGGCGGGACTCTCAGCCCCGAGTGGCCGCCTGGACTGCCGGGCGATGGCCAGgtgagcc
Protein-coding regions in this window:
- the SAP30BP gene encoding SAP30-binding protein isoform X3, yielding MAGKKNVLSSLAVYAEDSEPESDGETGVETAGGAAEEKGGLVSKAYGEDDFSRLGVDEDGYEEEEDENSKPSEDDDSETEKPEADDPKDNPEVEKRDPQELVASFSERVRNMSPDEIKIPPEPPGRCSNHLQDKIQKLYERKIKEGMDMNYIIQRKKEFRNPSIYEKLIQFCAIDELGTNYPKDMFDPHGWSEDSYYEALAKAQKIEMDKLEKAKKERTKIEFVTGTKKGTTTNATATTTTTASTAVADAQKRKSKWDSAIPVTTIAQPTILTTTATLPAVVTVTTSASGSKTTVISAVGTIVKKAKQ
- the SAP30BP gene encoding SAP30-binding protein isoform X2, which codes for MAGKKNVLSSLAVYAEDSEPESDGETGVETAGGAAEEKGGLVSKAYGEDDFSRLGVDEDGYEEEEDENSKPSEDDDSETEKPEADDPKDNPEVEKRDPQELVASFSERVRNMSPDEIKIPPEPPGRCSNHLQDKIQKLYERKIKEGMDMNYIIQRKKEFRNPSIYEKLIQFCAIDELGTNYPKDMFDPHGWSEDSYYEALAKAQKIEMDKLEKAKKERTKACCRDVSAAPGGRSCPSPVHTGTASPEIEFVTGTKKGTTTNATATTTTTASTAVADAQKRKSKWDSAIPVTTIAQPTILTTTATLPAVVTVTTSASGSKTTVISAVGTIVKKAKQ
- the SAP30BP gene encoding SAP30-binding protein isoform X1, translating into MTFDSVGTRGGARRGKGRFDWFSVWKGRGVSWDPEEVAFLRGSRLFRVIEVSHAGAVGIRWRGRRMFCRLWQFTRKIQSPSLTERLELKRRAARLVRPEKGTGKGESEEKGGLVSKAYGEDDFSRLGVDEDGYEEEEDENSKPSEDDDSETEKPEADDPKDNPEVEKRDPQELVASFSERVRNMSPDEIKIPPEPPGRCSNHLQDKIQKLYERKIKEGMDMNYIIQRKKEFRNPSIYEKLIQFCAIDELGTNYPKDMFDPHGWSEDSYYEALAKAQKIEMDKLEKAKKERTKIEFVTGTKKGTTTNATATTTTTASTAVADAQKRKSKWDSAIPVTTIAQPTILTTTATLPAVVTVTTSASGSKTTVISAVGTIVKKAKQ